One Colius striatus isolate bColStr4 chromosome 7, bColStr4.1.hap1, whole genome shotgun sequence DNA segment encodes these proteins:
- the ASCL3 gene encoding achaete-scute homolog 3, with protein sequence MQNLMDGKSYCNLMEKLTICTETQHIQLARPFCADPVVTFHMYPETPNQGTCSEDLSFLPFMPEHLMAENCSEPCAFPYQMPYSNYRRSEYSYGPAFIRKRNERERQRVKCVNEGYAKLRRHLPKEYLEKRLSKVETLRAAIKYISYLQSVLYSGSLVAEKNVTEPSHAPSKQNQFLKTI encoded by the coding sequence ATGCAGAACCTGATGGATGGCAAAAGCTACTGTAACCTCATGGAGAAGCTGACCATCTGTACTGAGACTCAGCACATACAGCTGGCCAGGCCCTTCTGTGCTGACCCAGTGGTCACATTTCACATGTACCCTGAAACACCAAACCAGGGCACTTGCTCTGAAGATTTGTCATTCCTTCCTTTCATGCCCGAGCACCTCATGGCAGAGAACTGCAGCGAGCCCTGTGCCTTTCCCTACCAAATGCCCTATTCCAATTACCGCAGAAGTGAGTACTCCTATGGGCCAGCTTTCATCAGAAAGAGGAATGAGAGGGAAAGACAGAGGGTTAAATGTGTCAATGAAGGCTATGCTAAACTGAGGCGTCACCTACCCAAGGAATACTTGGAGAAGCGGCTCAGCAAAGTAGAGACGCTCCGTGCCGCAATAAAATACATCAGCTACCTACAGTCTGTTCTCTACAGTGGTTCTCTggtggcagaaaaaaatgtcacagaGCCAAGCCATGCACCtagcaaacaaaaccagtttCTGAAGACAATCTAA